The DNA sequence GACGAGCTCGAGGGGCTGGCAAAAATCGCTCCCCCGCTCGGCCATTTGGCCGAAGCGGTGCGCAGTTCCCTATATTCATTAGAGGATGTGGCCGCCCAGTTGCGTGACCAGGCACGGCGCACCGCCTTCGAACCCGGTCGCCAGCAGGAAGTGGAGGAGCGGCTGGCGCTGCTTGCCAGTCTCAAGCGCAAGTATGCGCCTTCGCTGCCGGAAATCATCGCTTATCTGGCCCGCATCGAGGGGGAGATTGAGGAACTATCCGATCTTGTTGCCGCTCGCGGGGGGCTGCAGAAGCAACGGGTCGAGGTGGAGAGTCTTCTGCGGCAGCTCGGCGAAGAGATCTCCTTGCGTCGGCAGGCGGCGGCCCGTCAGCTGCAGTCGGCAGTGGAAGTCGAATTGCAGGCCCTGGCGATGCCCCGTGCCCGCTTCGAGGTGCACTTTTCGTCGCTCGGCGAACCGGGTGCGTGGGGGCTGGAGCGCGGTGAATTCTTTTTCTCTGCCAATCCCGGTGAAGAGGCGAAACCGCTTGGCCGCATCGCCTCCGGGGGCGAGTTGTCGCGTCTGATGCTGGCCCTCAAGCGGGCCGCTCCGGAGGGGGAGGCGATCCCCACGCTCGTTTTCGATGAGGTCGATGCCGGTATCGGCGGGGTCGCCGCCACCGCTGTCGGCGAGAAGCTGCGGGCGGTGGCACGGACTTCGCAAGTGCTTTGCATCACCCATCTGCCGCAAGTCGCCGCCTATGCTGACCGTCATTACCGCGTGGAGAAGCAGGAGACGGGGGGACGAACCCGCACGGATCTCGTTCTGCTCGAAGCAGAAGAGAGGGTCCGGGAGATGGCCCGGATGCTTGGCGGCGCCAGGATTACCGATCGGACCCTCGAGCACGCCAGGGAGCTCATAGCTCATAGCTCGTAGCTGTTAAATGCCAGGGGCCTAGAGCTGCTTCACCAATTTCAACCATCAATCACGGGTTCAATATGATCCGCAAAGCCCGCATTCCAGACACCAAGACGATTCACCGGTTGCTCAACACCTATGCCAAGGACGGACTGATGCTCTCCCGTTCCTTGTCGGACATCTACGAGGCGATCCGCGATTTCTATGTCTGCGAGGAGAACGGCAGCGTAGTCGGGACCGTCTGCCTGCATATCTGCTGGGAGGATCTGGCCGAGGTGCGCTCACTGGCAGTGGTCGAAGAGCAGGGGGGTAAGGGAATCGGTCGCCAACTGGTTCAGGCCTGTCTGGAGGAAGCCCGGCAGCTCGGTCTCAAGCGGGTCTTTGCCCTCACTTACAAGCCCGGTTTTTTTGAAAAACTAGGCTTTCACACGATCGAAAAGTCGGAATTGCCGCACAAGATCTGGGGAGACTGTATGAAGTGCGCCAAGTTTCCCGAGTGCGATGAGATCGCCATGAGCATCGAGCTCCAGGCGGATTAGTGACGGCAAAAAGCTTGACAGGTTCGGGTGGGCTCCTCTATTAATCTACAATCCCGAATTCCAGTCTTTGTATTGTTGCTGTTCAAGGGAGGATAGTTTGTCTGCCAAAAAGTTTACCATACTGGTCATCCCCGAAGGATCCCATCGGGTACGCCGTTTCGGCATCCGACGCGGTTTCCTTCAGGCGGGTCTTGCCGTCACCCTGGTCCTGGTCCTGACCATTTCCCTGCTGCTCGTCGATTACTTCCGTACGAGCCTTGACCGCAGCGAACTGCACCATCTCAAATCACAGAACCGCAATCAGCAGAAGGAGATGCGCCGTCTGGCCGCCAGTCTCGATGATCTGCGCCAGGAACTTGTCGTTCTCGCCCAGAATGATGCCAAAGTGAGGGTCATGACGCAGCTTTCCAAGCCGCGTAACGATGTCCTGGTCGGTGTCGGCGGACCCGCCGAGGAAGATGCGGCTACCGAGTTCACCGCGCTGCAGCAGCAAATCGACCAACTCCGCCAGTCGATCGATCTGCGCCGGGAAAGTCAGGAAGAGATCCGGGGGTTTCTCAACGATCAGCGTTCACTGCTCGCCGCCAAGCCCAGGGGCTGGCCGGCCAAAGGCTGGGTAACCTCGGTCTTCGGCATGCGCCACTCTCCCTTTACCGGCAGGCTCACGATGCACGAGGGGCTTGATATTGCCGCCCGCACCGGTACCCCCGTCTTCGCCTCTGCCGACGGCATCGTCAGCCAGGCGGAAACCGCCGACGGTTACGGCAAGCTGGTGGTCATCGACCACGGTTATGGTTATAAAACCTACTACGCCCACAACTCCAAGATCTTCGTCAAGGTTGGCCAGCGGGTCAAGCGCAACGACAAAATTGCGGCTGTCGGCAACACCGGCAGTTCCACCGGTTCGCACCTGCATTATGAAGTACGCCTGAACGGTGTGCCGATCAATCCCAGGAAATTCATCTGAACCCCCTCCCTGAACCCCCTGCGCCAGCCAATCCAGGCCCCGCCTCGCCGGGGCCTTTTTTGTGCTTCCGAAGCTGCCACCAAGGTGCCCTTTCTCCTTGTGGGAGTGGTTGCCTTGTGTTAAAATTCCGTGCCTTTTCCAGCGGGGGGTCCCCGCACATCAGCGCCTGGCCTTGACCGGCCGGGCCGATTCGAACCGAATGGAGTCCTTTGATGATAGGTGCACTGCTGAAGAAAGTCGTCGGGAGCAAGAATGAGCGTGAGTTGAAGCGCCTGCAGCCCCTGGTCGACCGGATCAATGCCCTTGAAGCGCAGATATCGGCCCTATCCGACCAGGCACTGGCGGGGAAGACCGTCGAGTTCCGCCAGCGCTTCGCTCAGGGGGCATCACTCGACGACCTGCTTCCCGAAGCGTTCGCCGTGGTCCGCGAGGCCGGCAAGCGCGTACTCGGAATGCGTCATTTCGATGTCCAGCTGGTCGGCGGCATGGTGCTGCATGCCGGCAAGATCGCCGAAATGAAGACCGGCGAGGGGAAGACTCTGGTGGCAACCCTGCCTTCCTACCTCAATGCCCTCCCCGGCAAAGGGGTGCACGTCGTTACCGTCAATGACTATCTGGCCCGCCGCGACTCGGAGTGGATGGGACAGATTCACCGTTTCCTTGGCCTCTCCGTTGGCGTGATCGTCCACGGCCTCACCGATGCCCAGCGCAAACAGGCCTACGGCTGTGATATTACCTACGGCACCAACAACGAGTTCGGTTTCGATTACCTGCGCGACAACATGAAGTTCGCCCTCGAGGACTACGTCCAGCGGGCGCATATCTACGCGATCGTCGACGAAGTCGACTCAATTCTCATCGACGAGGCGCGTACACCGCTGATCATCTCCGGGCCGAGCGAAGCGTCGAGCGAACTCTATTACGCAGTGAACCGCATCATTCCCATGCTCAAGAAGGGGGAGGTAATCGAGCACCGCGACGGCAAGATCGGTCCGGCAGCCAAGGAATACACCGGCGATTTCACCATCGATGAGAAGGCCAAGTCGGCGGCACTCACCGAGGAGGGTGTCGCCCGGGTGGAGAAGCTGCTCGGCGTTGAGAATCTTTACGAACCGCGCAATATCGAGATCCTGCACCACGTCAACCAGGCCCTCAAGGCCCACGCCCTGTTCAAGCGGGATGTCGATTATGTCGTCAAGGACGGCGAGGTGATGATCGTCGACGAGTTTACCGGCCGGCTGATGCCGGGACGGCGCTGGAGCGACGGGCTGCACCAGGCGGTGGAGGCCAAGGAAGGGGTCAAGATCGAAAGCGAGAATCAGACGCTGGCCACGATCACCTTCCAGAACTATTTCCGCATGTACGACAAGCTCGCGGGGATGACCGGCACCGCCGATACCGAGGCGGCCGAGTTCGCCGAGATCTACAAGCTGGAGGTGATGGTCATCCCGACCAACCGGCCGATGGTCCGCAAGGACCAGTCCGACGTCATCTACAAGACCGAGAAGGAGAAGTTCAAGGCGGCCATCGAGGATATCGTGGAGCGCCACCGGCAGGGGCAGCCGACGCTGGTCGGCACCATCTCCATTGAAAAGTCGGAACTGCTTTCGGAGATGCTCAAGAAGCGGGGGACCCCGCACAATGTGCTCAATGCCAAGCATCACGAGAAGGAAGCCGAGATCGTTGCCCAGGCCGGTCGCAAAGGGGCCGTCACTATCGCTACCAACATGGCCGGCCGCGGCACTGACATCGTGCTCGGCGGCAATCCCGAGATGCTCGCCCGGCGCGAGGCGGCCACCGCCGAGGACCCTGAGGCAGCCTATGCCCTGCTGCTGGAGAAATATCGCGCACTGTGCGCTGCCGAAAAGGAGGCGGTGCGCACGGCCGGCGGCCTCTACATCCTCGGCACCGAGCGGCATGAGTCGCGGCGCATCGACAATCAGCTGCGCGGCCGTGCGGGGCGCCAGGGTGACTCCGGGGAGAGCCGTTTTTACCTTTCCCTCGAGGACGACCTGCTGCGCATCTTCGGCTCGCACCGGGTCGCCTTCGTCATGGAAAAGCTGCGCATCCCGGAGGATGAGCCGATCGAGCACGGCATGATCTCCAAGGCGATCGAAAATGCCCAGAAAAAGGTGGAGGGGCACAACTTCGAAATCCGCAAGCACCTCATTGAATATGACGACGTAATGAACAAGCAGCGCGAGGTGATCTACACCCAGCGCAAAGAGGTGCTGGCCGGGGAGAACATCCGCGAGACGATCGAGGGGATCATTGCCGAGGCGGTCGAGGACATGGTATCGACCTTCTGCCCGGAGAAGACCCCGCCGACCGACTGGAACTGGGAGAACCTGACGGAAGACTTCGCCAACCAGTTCTATTTTCCCGCCGAGCTCTCCGACCCCGCCGAAGGCGGCCTGACCCAGGCCGTGCTCGAGGAACGGCTCAAACGGCAGGTTGCCGCCCGCCTGGCCGAACGGGAGGCAGAGTTCACCCCGCCGGTCATGGAACACCTGATGAAGGTTCTGCTGCTGCAGACCATCGATGTCCAGTGGAAGGACCACCTGCTCTCCATCGACCACCTCAAAGAGGGTATCGGCCTGCGCGGCTACGGCCAGAAGAACCCCAAGGAGGAGTACAAGAAGGAAGCCTACGGCCTCTTCATGGAGATGATGGGGCGCATCCGCCAGGAGGTCATCCAGAAGCTGTTCCGGGTCCAGCTCGCCCGCGAAGACGACGTCGAGCGCATGGAGGAAACCGAACAGCGCCGGCGCCGGCTGGTGCTGAGCCGGGCCGGTGGCGGCGACCAGGCGCCGAAGCCGGTGACCCGCGAGGAGGACAAGGTGGGGCGCAACGACCCCTGCCCCTGTGGGAGCGGGCAGAAGTACAAGAAATGTTGCGGGAAATAGCAGGCCTGGGAAAACCAAGCGGGGTAGCTGCCATGAAAAAAGAGGGCATCGTCAAGGTTCGCGGATTCAAGTTCGCCGCCCGGCCGGCCGGAATCAAGAAGTCGGGAAAACTCGATCTGGCGCTGATCTATTCGGAAGTCCCGGCCCGCTGCGCCGGGGTTTTCACCACCAACAAGGTGGTGGCCGCCCCGGTGGTCGTCACCAACCCCCGGATCCGCCAGGGGAGCTGCCAGGCGATTCTTGTCAACAGCGGCAACGCCAATGCCTGCACCGGCGAACAGGGCCTGCGTGATGCGCTGCGCTGCGGCGAGCTGGCGGCCCACGCCCTCGGTATCGCCGAAGACCTGGTGGCGGTTTCCTCCACCGGAGTCATCGGTGCGCCCCTGCCGATGGAGAAGTTCGAGCGGCACATCCCCCTGCTCCCCTCGGAACTCAATGCCGAACACGCCGGCCGGGCAGCCGAGGCGATCATGACCACCGACGCCTTTGCCAAGCTCGCCTCGGCCGCCGGCACCGTTGACGGCCAGGGTTACTCCATTATCGGCATGGCCAAGGGGGCAGGAATGATCCACCCCAACATGGCCACCATGCTCGCCTTCGTCTGCACCGACGCCGTCGTCGACCCCCGATTTCTCGACCAGGCGCTGCGCCAGGCGGTGGAGCGGTCGTTCAACAGCATCACCGTCGATGGTGACACTTCCACCAACGACATGGTCATCGTGCTGGCCAACGGTCTGGCCGGCAATCGCGAGATTCGCGGCGGCAGCGCCGAGGGTGATGCCTTCGCTGGCGAACTGGCGGCGGTGCTGCTCGATCTGGCCAAGATGATCGTCAAGGACGGCGAGGGGGCCACCAAGCTGGTGGAGGTGGTGGTCCGGGGTGCACTCAGCGACGCCGAAGCCCGGCTCGCCGCCCGCAGCGTGGCAACCTCCAGCCTGGTCAAGACCGCATTCTTTGGCGAGGATGCCAACTGGGGCCGGATCATCGCCGCTGTCGGTTATTCCGGCGCCGAGGTTGACCCCGACAAGGTCGAGATCTTCTTCGGCGAGGTGCCCGTTGTGCGCGGCGGGGTAAGCACCGGCAAGGAGCTGGAGGAGCAGGCGACGGCGGTGCTGAAGACTCCCGAGTTCACCGTCACCATCGACCTGCACCTAGGCCCCGGCCGGTCGGCCTACTTTACCTCGGACCTGACCTACGACTACGTCAAGTGCAACGCGTCGTACAGAACCTGAAAGGCAAGGATGAGGGAGGAAGGATGAACATTTATTCCTCCTTCCTCCTTCATCCCTCCTACTTGTAATGATCTCCCCTGCTCGCTATATTGATCATACCCTTCTCAAAGCCGATGCTACCGCCGACCAGATTTGCCGACTCTGCGAAGAGGCGGTGGAATATGGCTTCGCCTCGGTCTGTATCCCGCCCGTCTATGTTCCGCTG is a window from the Desulfuromonadales bacterium genome containing:
- the argJ gene encoding bifunctional glutamate N-acetyltransferase/amino-acid acetyltransferase ArgJ encodes the protein MKKEGIVKVRGFKFAARPAGIKKSGKLDLALIYSEVPARCAGVFTTNKVVAAPVVVTNPRIRQGSCQAILVNSGNANACTGEQGLRDALRCGELAAHALGIAEDLVAVSSTGVIGAPLPMEKFERHIPLLPSELNAEHAGRAAEAIMTTDAFAKLASAAGTVDGQGYSIIGMAKGAGMIHPNMATMLAFVCTDAVVDPRFLDQALRQAVERSFNSITVDGDTSTNDMVIVLANGLAGNREIRGGSAEGDAFAGELAAVLLDLAKMIVKDGEGATKLVEVVVRGALSDAEARLAARSVATSSLVKTAFFGEDANWGRIIAAVGYSGAEVDPDKVEIFFGEVPVVRGGVSTGKELEEQATAVLKTPEFTVTIDLHLGPGRSAYFTSDLTYDYVKCNASYRT
- the secA gene encoding preprotein translocase subunit SecA; translation: MIGALLKKVVGSKNERELKRLQPLVDRINALEAQISALSDQALAGKTVEFRQRFAQGASLDDLLPEAFAVVREAGKRVLGMRHFDVQLVGGMVLHAGKIAEMKTGEGKTLVATLPSYLNALPGKGVHVVTVNDYLARRDSEWMGQIHRFLGLSVGVIVHGLTDAQRKQAYGCDITYGTNNEFGFDYLRDNMKFALEDYVQRAHIYAIVDEVDSILIDEARTPLIISGPSEASSELYYAVNRIIPMLKKGEVIEHRDGKIGPAAKEYTGDFTIDEKAKSAALTEEGVARVEKLLGVENLYEPRNIEILHHVNQALKAHALFKRDVDYVVKDGEVMIVDEFTGRLMPGRRWSDGLHQAVEAKEGVKIESENQTLATITFQNYFRMYDKLAGMTGTADTEAAEFAEIYKLEVMVIPTNRPMVRKDQSDVIYKTEKEKFKAAIEDIVERHRQGQPTLVGTISIEKSELLSEMLKKRGTPHNVLNAKHHEKEAEIVAQAGRKGAVTIATNMAGRGTDIVLGGNPEMLARREAATAEDPEAAYALLLEKYRALCAAEKEAVRTAGGLYILGTERHESRRIDNQLRGRAGRQGDSGESRFYLSLEDDLLRIFGSHRVAFVMEKLRIPEDEPIEHGMISKAIENAQKKVEGHNFEIRKHLIEYDDVMNKQREVIYTQRKEVLAGENIRETIEGIIAEAVEDMVSTFCPEKTPPTDWNWENLTEDFANQFYFPAELSDPAEGGLTQAVLEERLKRQVAARLAEREAEFTPPVMEHLMKVLLLQTIDVQWKDHLLSIDHLKEGIGLRGYGQKNPKEEYKKEAYGLFMEMMGRIRQEVIQKLFRVQLAREDDVERMEETEQRRRRLVLSRAGGGDQAPKPVTREEDKVGRNDPCPCGSGQKYKKCCGK
- a CDS encoding N-acetyltransferase, translated to MIRKARIPDTKTIHRLLNTYAKDGLMLSRSLSDIYEAIRDFYVCEENGSVVGTVCLHICWEDLAEVRSLAVVEEQGGKGIGRQLVQACLEEARQLGLKRVFALTYKPGFFEKLGFHTIEKSELPHKIWGDCMKCAKFPECDEIAMSIELQAD
- the recN gene encoding DNA repair protein RecN; translated protein: MLTELIIRNFAIIDRLQVAFGPGFNVLTGETGAGKSIIIDAVGLLLGDRARPDLIRTGEEEATVEAVVDLGARPELQQAVEAAGFEAGAELVLRRVVARSGKNRIYVNGSLATLAQLQPLSAQLVTIYGQHEHQSLQRSDTHLGLLDRFAGLDEALEHYQGFYRRLRELDEHLRRLETAERERQQRLDLLSFQRREIAEANLRPGEDEDLAAERLLLQHAERLAAATEGGYEILYAAEGAVCEKLGAVADELEGLAKIAPPLGHLAEAVRSSLYSLEDVAAQLRDQARRTAFEPGRQQEVEERLALLASLKRKYAPSLPEIIAYLARIEGEIEELSDLVAARGGLQKQRVEVESLLRQLGEEISLRRQAAARQLQSAVEVELQALAMPRARFEVHFSSLGEPGAWGLERGEFFFSANPGEEAKPLGRIASGGELSRLMLALKRAAPEGEAIPTLVFDEVDAGIGGVAATAVGEKLRAVARTSQVLCITHLPQVAAYADRHYRVEKQETGGRTRTDLVLLEAEERVREMARMLGGARITDRTLEHARELIAHSS
- a CDS encoding peptidoglycan DD-metalloendopeptidase family protein, translating into MSAKKFTILVIPEGSHRVRRFGIRRGFLQAGLAVTLVLVLTISLLLVDYFRTSLDRSELHHLKSQNRNQQKEMRRLAASLDDLRQELVVLAQNDAKVRVMTQLSKPRNDVLVGVGGPAEEDAATEFTALQQQIDQLRQSIDLRRESQEEIRGFLNDQRSLLAAKPRGWPAKGWVTSVFGMRHSPFTGRLTMHEGLDIAARTGTPVFASADGIVSQAETADGYGKLVVIDHGYGYKTYYAHNSKIFVKVGQRVKRNDKIAAVGNTGSSTGSHLHYEVRLNGVPINPRKFI